The Chloroflexota bacterium region CCGTGGTTCCTGAAGCACATGGGCGCGAACCTGCGGCGCGCGCTGGCAGGGACGGGCGTGGGGAAGATCCGGTGGAACGCGATGATGGCGAGCTTCCCGCTCCGCGACGAGGAGCAATGGGAGCTGGTGCGCAGCCGGCTGGAGGAGCTCATCGGGGTGGAACGATTCTCGCGGGCCATTAGCGTCGAACCGACGATGGACGCGATGAAGGAGGCTATCCCGGGGCTGATCGAGGGCCAGACACCGGAAACGTTTCGCATAGCGGCGCGGCGGGCCGACAAGCGGTTCCCGATGACCTCGCCGGAGATCAACCACGCGCTGGGCAGGCACGTGCAGGACCTGACGGGGTGGCCCGTGGACCTGAAGGACGCCGACCTGACGCTGTACGTGCAGACGACGGAGCGCGAGGCGCTGCTCTCGGCGGAGAGCCTGCCGGGGCCGGGCGGGATGCCGGTTGGCGTCGGCGGGCATGTGGCGGCGCTGCTGTCGGGGGGAATCGACTCGCCGGTGGCGGCGTACCAGATGATGCGGCGGGGGTGCAAGGTCACCTTCGTGCACTTCCACAGCTTCCCGCTGGTCGAGGGGACGTCACGGGAGAAGGCGGAGGAGCTGGTGGAGCTGCTGACGCACTACCAACAGAGCTCGCGGCTGCTGCTGGTGCCCTTCGCGGGGGCGCAGCAGCGGATCATCGTGACGGTGCCGCCGGCGTACCGGGTGGCGGTGTACCGGCGGTTCATGGTGCGGATAGCGGAGGCGCTGGCGGTGAAGCACGGGGCGGCGGCGCTGGTGACGGGGGACAGCCTGGGGCAGGTGAGCTCGCAGACGCTGGAGAACCTGACGACGATAGGCGCGGCGGCGGAGCGGCTGCCGCTGTTCCGGCCGCTGCTCACGATGGACAAGGGCGAGATCATCGACATTGCACGGCCGCTGGGGACGTACCCGATCTCCATCATCCCGGACCAGGACTGCTGCTCGCTGTTCGTGCCGCGGCACCCGGTGATCAAGAGCCGCATCCAGGACGTGGAACGGATGGAGGCGGAGCTGCCGGTGGAGGAGCTGGTCAAGGCGGCGCTGGAGGCGGTGGAGGAGCGGGTGTACCACTGGCCGCCCGCCGCGGCGAAACGCGGGACAGACGAAGGCGCGACGGCTGGATGAGTCGTCACAGAGGCGAACAAATCAGCGAAATTGCCTCCTCCTGCCCCTTGACACGGTTATGCCACGGTCAATAGGATAGGAACGAACATTCGTTTGTATACATAAATCCAGGGAGGCTGGCATGGTGTCCACGAATCGGAAGCTGTCCGAGCGACAGAACAAGATGCTTGAGTTCATTTCCAACTTTGTGAAGGAGCACCCGTACCCACCCTCAGTGCGGGAGATCCAGATGGGATGCAGCATCAGCTCCACTTCCGTGGTGGACTACAACCTGCACATCCTGCGGCGGGAGGGCTACATCAAGCGGTCGCCGGACATTTCCCGGGGGATCCAGCTTCTGGACAAGGACACGGGGCGCGCCATGGGGCACCCGAACACCGTCGCGGTGCCGGTCCTCGGGGCCATCGCGGCGGGGGAGCCGCTGATGGCCTTCCCGGAGGCGTCGGAAGCGGGGGAGACGATGGAGCTGCCCTTGTCCATGCTGCCGGCGCGAACGGACGGCATCTACGCGCTGCGCGTGAAGGGGCAGTCGATGATCGAGGACCTGATCGACGACGGGGACGTCGTGGTGTTCCAGCGGCGGGAGACGGCGAGCCCCGGCGAGATGGTGGCGGCGTGGCTGAAGGAGCGCGGGGAGGCGACGCTGAAGCGGTACTACCCCGAAGGCGCCCGCATCCGGCTGCAGCCAGCCAACTCGGCGATGTCGCCCATCTACGAGGACGCGGACAACGTGGATGTGCAGGGCGTCGTGGTGGGCGTCATCCGGATGTACCGGTAGGCGGACAGCAACACCAAGCAAGGAAAAGAGAACGCCGCGCCATTTGGCGCGGCGTTCTTCGTTTGCACCTATGCTCCAGCCAGGAAGCTAGCCCTCCGTGATGTAGCGGTAGGCGGAGAGGGCGGCGGTGATGCCGTCGCCGACGGAGGTGCCTAGCTGGCGGTCGGAGTACTGGCGGATGTCGCCGGCCGCGTAGACGCCAGGGACGTCGGTCTCCATGCGTATGTTGGTGATGACGTGGCCGCCGTTGTCGAGCGGCACCTTGCCCTGGAGGAAGCCGGAGTTGGGGTGGAAGCCGATGTAGATGAAGACGGCGGCGGTGGGGTACTCGTATTGCTGCCCGCTCTTGAGGTCCTCGAGGAGGACGCGGTCGACGCCGCCGTTGCCGCGGATCTCCCTGACGGCGTGGCTGAACTTGAAGTTGAAGTTGTCAGTCGCGAAGGCGCGCTCCTGCAGCACCTTGGTGGCCCGGAGCTCGTCCCGGCGGTGGACAAGGGTGAGGCTCTTGACGATGCGGCTGAGGTACATGCCCTCGTCGATGGCGGCGTCGCCACCGCCGACGACGACGGTGTCCTCGCCGGCGAAGAAGTTGCCGTCGCAGGTGGCGCAGTAGGTGACGCCGCGGCCGGCGAACTCGTCCTCGCCGGGGACGCCGAGCTTGTTGTGCGCGCCGCCTGCGGTGACGATGATGGTCTTCGCCGTGTACTCGCGCTCCTCGCCGACAACGACCTTGACGTCGCCGTCGACCTTGAGGTCGATGACGGTGTCGTACTCGAAGAGGGTGCCGGTGTTCTCGGCCTGCTTGTGCATGGCCATGCCGATATCGGGGCCGAGGACGCCGTCGGGGAACCCTGGGTAGTTCTCGATGTCGGAGGTGTTGAGGATCTGCCCGCCGGGGGCGAGTTGCTCGACGATGACCGTCTTCAGTTGCGCTCGCGTGGCGTAGATGGCGGCGCTCAGGCCGGCGGCGCCTCCGCCAATAATTACGACATCGTACTCTGCTTCCATAGTCCACCCTGCTGTTGAATTGTGCTAATTCCATTGTAGCCCAGCAACCGGGAGAGGGGTAGATTCGGCCGCGCGGCCTATTCTGATTTAATCGCCAGTTAACATATTGCGCAGTTGTGTTAATATTACGAGTTAACTGCTAATCCTTACTTGATTGTCTTAAGGATAGCGGTTCCCTACCATGGCCCTAGCCGGCCGCATCGCACTTCCCCGAACTCCGAGGTTGTGCAGCATTTCAATACGCGCCAGCTAGCGAGACAGCCGAGGAGGGGTGCGTTGGAGCAGGAAAACATCGTCCTGGAAGTACGGGACCTGAAGGTGTTCTACGGCTCTTTCAACGCGCTTCGAGACATCAGCATTGAAATACCGCGACACCAAGTGACGGCGCTCATCGGGCCGTCGGGCTGCGGGAAGAGCACCTTCCTGCGATGCTTCAACCGCATGAACGACCTGATCGCCGGCTCGTCGGTGCAGGGGCAGGTCCTTTACCGCGGCAACGACATCTACGCGCCAACGATCGACGCGACGCGGATCCGGTCGGAGATAGGCATGGTGTTCCAGAAGCCGAACCCGTTCCCGAAGACCATCTACGAGAACGTGGCGTTCGGGCTGAAGATCAACGGGTACCAGGGCAACATGGCGGAGGCGGTCGAGCGGTCGCTGCGGCGCGCGGCGCTGTGGGACGAGGTCAAGGACCGGCTGAACAAGAGCGCGTTCCAGCTCTCGGGCGGGCAGCAGCAACGGCTCTGCATCGCGCGGGCGCTGGCGGTGGAGCCGGAGGTCATCCTGATGGACGAGCCGGCGTCGGCGCTCGACCCGATCGCGACGCTGGCGATCGAGGAGCTGATCCGGGAGCTGTGCGTCGAGGTGTCGATCGTCATCGTGACGCACAACATGCAGCAGGCGGCGCGGGTGTCGGACCAGACGGCCTTCCTGATGATGGGCGAGGACCGCGCCGGCTACCTGGTTGAGTACGGCGACACCAAAGAGATGTTCACCAACCCGAAGAACGAGCGGACAGAGGCGTACATAACGGGACGGTTCAGCTAGCCAAGGAGGCGGCGATGGCACGCGCAAGCTTCGACATTCACCTGCATCACCTGCTGGACGAGCTCATGCAACTGGGCGGCATGGTGGAGAAGGCCATCGCCACGTCTCTCCAGGCGCTGAGGGACCGCGACCTGAAGACCTCCGAGCGGGTCATAAAGGAGGACGACTTCATCGACCGGAAGCGCTGGGAGATGGAGGAGCGCTGCCTGGAGCTGATCGCGACGCAGCAGCCGATGGCAGTCGACCTGCGGGTCCTCGTGACCATCCTGCACATCTCCGTGGAGCTGGAGCGGATGGGGGACTACGCCGAGGGCATCGGGAAGATCAGCCTATTGATGGGGGACGAGCCGCCGCTGAAGCCGCTGGTCGACATCCCGCTGATGGCGGCGAAGGCGAGCGACATGCTGAACCGGAGCCTGGACGCGCTGGTGCGGCGCGACACGACTGAGGCCCTCGCGGTGTGCAACAAGGACGACGAAGTCGACGAGCTGTACGACGTCGTGTACCGCGACCTGCTCGATCTGATGATCCAGGACCCGGCGAACGTGCAGCGGGCGACGTACCTGCTGTGGGTGGCGCACGACCTGGAGCGCATCGCGGACCGGGCCACGAACATCGCTGAGCGGGTGATCTTCATGGTCACCGGCAAGTTGACGGAGGTCAACGTCTCCAAGTACTAGACCCCTCGGCGTCCGTTCTCCCTGAGCGTGCGAGAACCCTCAACGGGAGAACGGACGCCTTGTTCTCTCCAGCCGCACCCGCGCATGGGCATCCCCGCAATGGCGTGCGCCGTTCCTTGCTTCGCTGGTGTACACTAACTTCATCAGTATGTGCCGGCCGCCTCGGCATTGTTTTTCGCATCGGAACGGCTGTGGAAAGGTTGGCGGTTGGCTACAGATTTGCTGTGAGTGAATCATTAGCGGGAGAGTTAGGCGGTGCGTTTCCGGTCTTCTAAGAAGGGCGAGCACATCTTCTTCCTGCTGGAGCAGAACGCGCTGAACGCCGGCAAGGCGGGGCGGCTGCTCCGGGGGTTGATGGAGCACACCGAGGGCATGAAAGGGCAGGTCGAGGAGATCGCGGCCCTGGAGCGCTTTGGGGACGAGATTGTCCAGCAGACGGCCGTCGCGTTGCAGCAGGGGAAGACGGCGCCCATGGACCGCCGCGACATCGCCGCGCTGACGGACGCGCTGGACGGGGTCGTGGACGGGGTTGGGAGCGTGGCGGCGTCGATGCCGGCGTACGGGCTGGACGCGCCCTCGGAGCGCGCGCGGTCGATGGCGGAGGCCATCGCGCAGTCGTGCGGCGAGCTACAGAAGGGCGTCGGGCTGCTGAAGGCCGGCCCCGAGAGGCACTCGGAGATACTGTCGCTGACGGCGTCGGTGCGGGCGCGGGCCGCGGCGATGGAGCGGGCCAACGGCGGGCTGCTTGCGCCGCACTTCGCGGAGGGGCAGGACGCGGAGACCATCCTCAAGTGGCGCGACGTTTACGGCGACCTGCGGCGGGCGCTGGGCGAGACGCGCTCGGCGGCGGCGGCGCTCGAGGGGGCGGTGATGCCGCGGGGCAGGGGGCGCTTTCGGCGCAGTCTGTCACACCCGGCTTAGCACAGCCCTTGCCGCGCCCCCGCGCCCCCGCATCACCCTTGCTTCATCCGTACAAATGGTCTATTGTGCGATACTGTGCAAGCGGACCTGAATCCACGCCAAGGAGCGACGCCGTGACGGCCAACTTCACCAACCGCACCCTCTGGACGGGCGACAACCTGGACATCATGCGCGGGCTGAACTCCGAGTCTGTGGACCTGATCTATCTGGACCCGCCCTTCAACTCCAATCAGGAATACTCCGCACCCATCGGCTCCGAGGCGGCGGGCGCGGCCTTCAAGGACACGTGGACGCTGAACGACGTTGACCTAGCGTGGCACGGGCTCATTGCGGAGGAGCACCCCGGCCTCTACCGGATCATTGACGCCGCCGGCGCCGCACATGGCAAGGGAATGAAATCCTACCTGATTATGATGGGTGTCAGGCTGTTGGAGATTCATCGTGTCTTGAAGGTCGCAGGCGCTGTTTACCTCCATTGTGATGACACCGCAAGCCACTACCTTAAAATGCTGATGGATTCTGTGTTTGGCGATGGAAACTTCAAGAATGAAATCTCTTGGCAGCGTTTCAACTTCCACGCTGATGCAAAGCGCTTTGGCAGAGTCTGTGACCGGATTCTGTTCTACACCAAATCCCAAGCGCACAATTTCAATCGACTCCGAGTGCCCTTCTCAGAGCAATACGTGTCAAGCAAGTTCACACACCAAGACCCTAATGGGCGAAGATTCAGGCTGGACAACCTAAATCCACCAGCGGGCCGCGGGCCGGTCTATGAATTCCATGGCGTTACCAAAGCCTGGCGATTCACTGAGGAGAAGATGCTAGCTTTGGAGAGCGAAGGTCGAATTTACACTCAAAGCAGGGTTCCACAATTGAAGCGGTTTTTGGACGAACTGGATGGTCAAGCCGTCCATGACAATTGGCACGACATTCCTCCCATCAACTCAAGGGCCAAGGAGCGCACGGGCTACCCAACGCAGAAGCCACTCGCCCTGCTGGAACGCATCATCAAGGCCAGCAGCAACGAGGGCGACGTTGTGCTGGACCCCTTCTGCGGCTGCGCCACTGCCCTCATCGCCGCCGAGAAGCTGGAACGACAGTGGGTCGGCATTGACATTTCCCCCGCTGCCAAGCGGCTGGTCAAGAGCCGGATGGAGCGGGAGCTGGGCCTGTTTGGGATGCAAGCGATCTACCGTGACGACATTCCGCAACGGACCGACATGGGCAAGCTGCCGTCGCCGCAGACGCACAAGCACACGCTCTACGGGGTGCAAGAGGGGGTCTGCATCGGGTGCAAGATCATGTTCCCGTTCAAGAACATGACGATAGACCACATCGTGCCCCAGTCGAAGGGCGGCTCGGACCACATCGAGAACCTGCAACTGCTGTGTGGCGCGTGCAACTCGATGAAGGGGACGAAGTCGCAGGCGGAGTTTTTGGCGGCGCTGGCGCAGGCGGGGGGGTAAGGGGGAGAGGGGTCATGGGGAAATCCATACCGCACGAATCTGAGATAGACAACACCCGCAAGCACATGATCCCTCAGTTTTATCTTAAGGGGTTTTCTGCCGGTAAGCGTAGGATTTATGCATTCGACAAGAAGCACCCTGAGCTTGGCGTAAAGATACAACTCATTAAGAAAACAGCAGTGTCGAAACTTGCCTACTCCGCGGAAAACGATGATGAACTTGGGCGTCGTGAGCAGGTATGGAGTCTGTTACTGCAAGAGACTTTGCCTAAGAGTGCGTCGTTCTTGAACAAGGCAATTGCTGACAGGGAGTACGCGCGGCCATTCCGAGAGACTCTAGCCATGTTTGTCTTGGATTCAATAGCACGCAGTCCAGGCATGCGTGATCGGATAGAGAAACCGTTAAGGGATGGATTAGAGGACTATTGGGCGTTTTGGCGACAACAAATTGATGTTGCTGGCGTTCATTCCGGGGTGCCTACCGGTCAGGTGCAGAGCGTACTCGAAGGCGTTCGTGCAAAGTTCCACCCCGACCGATACCCAGAATGGTCAGCAATCTACCTCAAGCCATTCCTCCCGGAGGAACACATCTCCGCGTACGCGCTGGTGGCTGACGGGATTTGGCGATTTCTTGAGGCCCCGGAGGGCCGGGGCTTCATTACGGCGGACATTCCGGCCATTTGCTGGGATTATAGATTTTTCAGTATGCCGCTTTCCCGCAAGCTACTCTTGGAAGGTGTATGGGGAGACGCTCGCCAAGAAAGCGCCGTTTTGAGGGACTTAGCTATGGATGATGAGGCGATGACTCTTGTGAACCGCCGCATGTTTCAGAATGCTGAACGCTGGGTCTATGCCTCGTCAGAGGGTGAGCTGCATCGCTTTCTTGGTGCGGAGTAGGGCTGCGCCCAGCCTGCTGACAATCGAGTGCTTCCTTCCAGGTTTCCGGCCTCCGCCGTGATTGCACGGCTCCCCCCTACCGCCCTGCGCGGGCGCGGTTTGCGCCGAGGAGGGTGCTGGCTGAGCCGAGGAGCGCCGCCCATGCTGATGAGGGCTGCTCGTGTCGTGATGTTCTCCTCCGCTGGGTTTCTGGATACCGGCATTCGCCGGTATGAGGAGGGTGGGGTCAGGGCGAACGGGGCCGCCTGCCCCTCTGGATTCCCGCCTTCGCGGGAATGACGGATGAGAGTTCCCCCCTACCCCTACGACGCCGTCTTTGCACGCATCACGCCCAGCAGGGCGCCGACGGTGGCTAACAGGGCGACGTAGGCGAGGACCATTGCCGGGATGTAGAGGACGATGACCGGTACGTCTGCCAGGACGTAGACGCCCAGGGCGAACGGCAGCGCTATCAGCCCCATGAATGCACCCATGAGCACGCCTATGCCTATGGCCTTTCCCTCGTCGGGTTTGTCCAGGGACTGGCCTGCGAAGAAGCCGCCTGCCAGCGGGCCGAGGGGGCCGGTGATGAAGTGGACCACGGGGATGATGAGGCCTATGAGGGCGATGCCGGTGCCGATTAGCGCGGCTCGTGCCACGGTGTCCTCCTGTGTGCGGTGTGTTTGTCCGAGGCTCTCCGCCGCGTGGTATCATGCCGGCAGACGCCATCGCCCGACGCTGCGCCCCGGAGGTCGAGATGGAAGTGTACCTGCTGGACTACATCCTGCACGAGCCCAGTGAAGATCAGGGCGGCCTCTATATGGCCGAGATACCGGAACTGCCCGGTTGCCGCGCATGGGCCGAGACCGCCAACCAGACTCTCACCGATCTGTCCACGGTAGCCGAGCAATTCATCCTCTCCTACAGAGATAGGGGCAAGTCCCTTCCGCCCGGGATCGCCCGTTCCCTGTCCGGCCAGGGCAGGATCTCCGTCGCCGTATGACATACCGGGAGTTGACCGGAAAGCTCAGAAGGCTCGGATGCGTCTTTGACCGGCAGGTAGGGGGTTCGCACGAAATCCGGCTCAACCCGGCCAACGACCAGGAAACCACCATTCCCAGACATGGCAACCGCGACCTTGCTACAGGGACTGTCCACGGAATTCGCAGAGACTTGGGGATCACCCGCGAGGACTTCGACCGGACGCAGGATAAAGCGGGGGCCACAAGGGTTCCCCCTACGCCCTACTCCTCCGGGTTCGCTGCCGCCGCGATTCTGGATACCGGCATTCGCCGGTATGAGGAGAGGGGGTGGTTCCTCTGCCTGTTTCGTGGCGGGGACTCCCCGCCGCCGGCCTCTGGATACCGGCATTCGCCGGTATGACGGGTGCGGGGCAGCCTACCCGCTTGCCTCCAGCTTGGCGAGGGAGTGGAGGAGGCGTTTTACGCCTGTGCCGTCGAAGGCGACGGTGACCTCGTAGTCGTCTTTGGTGGGTTTGCAGTTGACGACGACGCCCTCGCCGAAGGTGGCGTGGGAGACGCGGTCGCCAGGGTCGAAGGGCGGCGGGCCGGTGGGGGTGTCGGCGCCGTCCGTTCGCCCCCGTATCAAGTACGGGGCAGGCTCTTCGATTTCCCTCAGGGTGAACGGATTGGAGCGGGCGCGGCTGCCGGTGCGGGTGGCGGCCCTGGTTTCCTGGCGGGCTTCGCGTTCGCCCTCGGGCGAGGCTATGAGCTCGCGGGGGATGTCGGCGAGGAAGCGCGAGGGGATGCCGGGCAGGGAGTTGCCCATGACGCGGCGGCGGAAGGCGCGGGTGAGGTAGAGGCGCTCTTTGGCTCGCGTCATGCCGACGTAGCAGAGGCGCCGTTCCTCCTCCATCTCTCCGGGGTCGTCGAATGAGCGGATGTGCGGGAGCATGCCCTCTTCCATGCCGACCATGAACATGGCGGGGAACTCCAAGCCCTTGGCCTGGTGCAGGGTGATGAGGGTGACGCCGTCGCTGGAGTCCGCGTTGTCGGCGTCAGAGACGAGGGCGACCTGCTCGAGGAAGGCGGCGAGGCCGTCGGGGGGCGGGACGCCGGCGAAGTCGGCGGCGACGGTGCGGAGCTCACGGATGTTGTCCCAACGGTCCTCGCCCTGCTCGTCGTCGCTGAGGATGTGGTCGCGGTAGCCGGTGGGCTGGAGGACGAGGTCGAGGAGCTCGGCGGCCTCGAGCTCGGTGACGGCCTGCTGGAGCTCCTTGAGGACGGCGCCGAGGCGGGAGAGGGAGGCCTTGCCCGCCCGCGGGATGGGGGTGTCGACCTCGGGGTCGTCGGCGAGGATGTCGAGGGCGCGGCGCATGGGGATGTTGAGGGTGCGCGACCATCGATTAAGCTCGTCGACGGAGCGCTGGCCGATGCCTCGGGGCGGGACGTTCAGGATGCGTTCGAGGCTGACGTCGTCGGCGGGGTTGTTGAGGACGCGGAGATAGGCGATGACGTCCTTGATCTCCTTGCGCTGGTAGAAGCGGAGGGCGCCGACGAGGCGGTAGGGGATGCCGTGGCGGATGCAGGCCTCCTCCAGCGCGCGGGACTGGGCGTTGACGCGGTAGGCGACGGCGGCGTCGCCGAATTGGAGCTCGCCTGCGCGGCGGAGGCGGTCGACTTCCTTGATGACCCAGAGGGCCTCGTCGCCCTCGTCGTAGGCCTCATGGACGAAGACGCGGAGGCCGGCGGGGGCGGTGGGGAGCAGACGCTTCTCGACGCGCTGGCGGTTGCCGCTGATGACCTTCTCGGCGGCGGAGAGGATGTTGGCGGAGGAGCGGTAGTTCTCCTCGAGGAGGACGGTCTCGGCGTCGTGGAAGTCGTTTCGGAAGCTGAGGATGTTGCGGATGTCCGCGTGGCGCCAGGAGTAGATGGACTGGTCGGGGTCGCCGACGACGGCGATGTTGCGCCACCTGCCGGCGAGCTGCTTGGCGATCTCGTACTGGGCGACGTTGGTGTCCTGGAACTCGTCGACCATGAGGTGGCGGTAGCGTGTCTGGTAGCGTTCCAGGACTTCAGGGTGGCTGGCGAATAGGTAGTAGGTCATGAGGAGCAGGTCGTCAAAATCGACGGCCTGGTTGGCGCGGAGCATGCGCTGGTACTCCTCGTAGGCGCGCAGGGTCACCTCCTCAAAGTAGGAGCCGACGTTGGCGCGGTAGACGGCGGGGTCCATGAGCTGGGCCTTGGCGCCGGAGATGCCGCTGAGGATGGCGCCGGGGGTGAACTGCTTGGGCTCAATGCCCGCGCTGACCATTGCCTTCTTGAGGAGGCTGACCTGGTCGTCGCGGTCGTAGATGGTGAAGCCGCGGTCGATGTTGATGGCCTCGCCGGACTCGCGGAGGATGCGGGAGCAGAGGGCGTGGAAGGTGCCGGCGGTGATCTGCTCGGCGATGGGGCCGCCGAGGAGGCGGGCGAGGCGGTCGCGGAGCTCGCGGGCGGCCTTGTTCGTGAACGTGAGGACGCAGATGCCGCGGGGGCCGACGCCGACGGTGTGGACGAGGTAGGCGACGCGATGGACGATGACGCGGGTCTTGCCGCTGCCGGGGCCCGCGACGATGAGCAGCGGGCCATCGATGTGCTGGACGGCCCGCTGTTGGGCGTCGTTGAGGCCTTGGAGGAGGGAGTCTGTCGTCATACGCTAGCAGTATAGCAGCGCGGGCGGCTCCATCGGCGGGGTGACGGCGCCGGTTCCGGGGGTGTTTGGGGGTGGGCCTCCTGGATACCGGCCCCATATCGGAGTACGGGGCCGGTATGCGCGGGTATGACGCCAGGGGCGCTGTGCTATCCTGTTTCAACAAGAGGTGAGGATGAACAACCCTCCGGCCCACGCCATAGCGTCGATATCGTTCGGGTCCACCTATGCGGATGTTGCCGCGCTGGTGGGGGCCTTTCTCCTCTTTGTGCTGCTCTCCTACCTTGTGCACTTCATTCTCGACCGGGTGGCGGACAGCCTGAAGCGCAAGCAGAGGGCGGAGGTGATCGAGCACCTCATTCAGGCGACGTACCGTCCCATCACGCTCTTCTTTCTGGTGCAGGGGATCCTGGCCGTCGCGGTCTTGCTCAGCCAGATGGAGCGGTGGCACGGCGTCATTGGCCTGGACGCGTGGCTCAACATCATCTTCCGCGGCTGGGCGGTCCTAACGTTGCTGCTGGTGGCGGC contains the following coding sequences:
- the thiI gene encoding tRNA 4-thiouridine(8) synthase ThiI; this encodes MLRAGAAVARGAGTVTGMEQHVLVRFYHEIALKGGNRPWFLKHMGANLRRALAGTGVGKIRWNAMMASFPLRDEEQWELVRSRLEELIGVERFSRAISVEPTMDAMKEAIPGLIEGQTPETFRIAARRADKRFPMTSPEINHALGRHVQDLTGWPVDLKDADLTLYVQTTEREALLSAESLPGPGGMPVGVGGHVAALLSGGIDSPVAAYQMMRRGCKVTFVHFHSFPLVEGTSREKAEELVELLTHYQQSSRLLLVPFAGAQQRIIVTVPPAYRVAVYRRFMVRIAEALAVKHGAAALVTGDSLGQVSSQTLENLTTIGAAAERLPLFRPLLTMDKGEIIDIARPLGTYPISIIPDQDCCSLFVPRHPVIKSRIQDVERMEAELPVEELVKAALEAVEERVYHWPPAAAKRGTDEGATAG
- the lexA gene encoding transcriptional repressor LexA translates to MVSTNRKLSERQNKMLEFISNFVKEHPYPPSVREIQMGCSISSTSVVDYNLHILRREGYIKRSPDISRGIQLLDKDTGRAMGHPNTVAVPVLGAIAAGEPLMAFPEASEAGETMELPLSMLPARTDGIYALRVKGQSMIEDLIDDGDVVVFQRRETASPGEMVAAWLKERGEATLKRYYPEGARIRLQPANSAMSPIYEDADNVDVQGVVVGVIRMYR
- the trxB gene encoding thioredoxin-disulfide reductase, translated to MEAEYDVVIIGGGAAGLSAAIYATRAQLKTVIVEQLAPGGQILNTSDIENYPGFPDGVLGPDIGMAMHKQAENTGTLFEYDTVIDLKVDGDVKVVVGEEREYTAKTIIVTAGGAHNKLGVPGEDEFAGRGVTYCATCDGNFFAGEDTVVVGGGDAAIDEGMYLSRIVKSLTLVHRRDELRATKVLQERAFATDNFNFKFSHAVREIRGNGGVDRVLLEDLKSGQQYEYPTAAVFIYIGFHPNSGFLQGKVPLDNGGHVITNIRMETDVPGVYAAGDIRQYSDRQLGTSVGDGITAALSAYRYITEG
- the pstB gene encoding phosphate ABC transporter ATP-binding protein PstB, which translates into the protein MEQENIVLEVRDLKVFYGSFNALRDISIEIPRHQVTALIGPSGCGKSTFLRCFNRMNDLIAGSSVQGQVLYRGNDIYAPTIDATRIRSEIGMVFQKPNPFPKTIYENVAFGLKINGYQGNMAEAVERSLRRAALWDEVKDRLNKSAFQLSGGQQQRLCIARALAVEPEVILMDEPASALDPIATLAIEELIRELCVEVSIVIVTHNMQQAARVSDQTAFLMMGEDRAGYLVEYGDTKEMFTNPKNERTEAYITGRFS
- the phoU gene encoding phosphate signaling complex protein PhoU, producing the protein MARASFDIHLHHLLDELMQLGGMVEKAIATSLQALRDRDLKTSERVIKEDDFIDRKRWEMEERCLELIATQQPMAVDLRVLVTILHISVELERMGDYAEGIGKISLLMGDEPPLKPLVDIPLMAAKASDMLNRSLDALVRRDTTEALAVCNKDDEVDELYDVVYRDLLDLMIQDPANVQRATYLLWVAHDLERIADRATNIAERVIFMVTGKLTEVNVSKY
- a CDS encoding DUF47 family protein; amino-acid sequence: MRFRSSKKGEHIFFLLEQNALNAGKAGRLLRGLMEHTEGMKGQVEEIAALERFGDEIVQQTAVALQQGKTAPMDRRDIAALTDALDGVVDGVGSVAASMPAYGLDAPSERARSMAEAIAQSCGELQKGVGLLKAGPERHSEILSLTASVRARAAAMERANGGLLAPHFAEGQDAETILKWRDVYGDLRRALGETRSAAAALEGAVMPRGRGRFRRSLSHPA
- a CDS encoding DNA methyltransferase gives rise to the protein MTANFTNRTLWTGDNLDIMRGLNSESVDLIYLDPPFNSNQEYSAPIGSEAAGAAFKDTWTLNDVDLAWHGLIAEEHPGLYRIIDAAGAAHGKGMKSYLIMMGVRLLEIHRVLKVAGAVYLHCDDTASHYLKMLMDSVFGDGNFKNEISWQRFNFHADAKRFGRVCDRILFYTKSQAHNFNRLRVPFSEQYVSSKFTHQDPNGRRFRLDNLNPPAGRGPVYEFHGVTKAWRFTEEKMLALESEGRIYTQSRVPQLKRFLDELDGQAVHDNWHDIPPINSRAKERTGYPTQKPLALLERIIKASSNEGDVVLDPFCGCATALIAAEKLERQWVGIDISPAAKRLVKSRMERELGLFGMQAIYRDDIPQRTDMGKLPSPQTHKHTLYGVQEGVCIGCKIMFPFKNMTIDHIVPQSKGGSDHIENLQLLCGACNSMKGTKSQAEFLAALAQAGG
- a CDS encoding DUF4238 domain-containing protein, which encodes MGKSIPHESEIDNTRKHMIPQFYLKGFSAGKRRIYAFDKKHPELGVKIQLIKKTAVSKLAYSAENDDELGRREQVWSLLLQETLPKSASFLNKAIADREYARPFRETLAMFVLDSIARSPGMRDRIEKPLRDGLEDYWAFWRQQIDVAGVHSGVPTGQVQSVLEGVRAKFHPDRYPEWSAIYLKPFLPEEHISAYALVADGIWRFLEAPEGRGFITADIPAICWDYRFFSMPLSRKLLLEGVWGDARQESAVLRDLAMDDEAMTLVNRRMFQNAERWVYASSEGELHRFLGAE
- a CDS encoding type II toxin-antitoxin system HicA family toxin, producing MTYRELTGKLRRLGCVFDRQVGGSHEIRLNPANDQETTIPRHGNRDLATGTVHGIRRDLGITREDFDRTQDKAGATRVPPTPYSSGFAAAAILDTGIRRYEERGWFLCLFRGGDSPPPASGYRHSPV
- a CDS encoding UvrD-helicase domain-containing protein; this translates as MTTDSLLQGLNDAQQRAVQHIDGPLLIVAGPGSGKTRVIVHRVAYLVHTVGVGPRGICVLTFTNKAARELRDRLARLLGGPIAEQITAGTFHALCSRILRESGEAINIDRGFTIYDRDDQVSLLKKAMVSAGIEPKQFTPGAILSGISGAKAQLMDPAVYRANVGSYFEEVTLRAYEEYQRMLRANQAVDFDDLLLMTYYLFASHPEVLERYQTRYRHLMVDEFQDTNVAQYEIAKQLAGRWRNIAVVGDPDQSIYSWRHADIRNILSFRNDFHDAETVLLEENYRSSANILSAAEKVISGNRQRVEKRLLPTAPAGLRVFVHEAYDEGDEALWVIKEVDRLRRAGELQFGDAAVAYRVNAQSRALEEACIRHGIPYRLVGALRFYQRKEIKDVIAYLRVLNNPADDVSLERILNVPPRGIGQRSVDELNRWSRTLNIPMRRALDILADDPEVDTPIPRAGKASLSRLGAVLKELQQAVTELEAAELLDLVLQPTGYRDHILSDDEQGEDRWDNIRELRTVAADFAGVPPPDGLAAFLEQVALVSDADNADSSDGVTLITLHQAKGLEFPAMFMVGMEEGMLPHIRSFDDPGEMEEERRLCYVGMTRAKERLYLTRAFRRRVMGNSLPGIPSRFLADIPRELIASPEGEREARQETRAATRTGSRARSNPFTLREIEEPAPYLIRGRTDGADTPTGPPPFDPGDRVSHATFGEGVVVNCKPTKDDYEVTVAFDGTGVKRLLHSLAKLEASG